A portion of the Oncorhynchus clarkii lewisi isolate Uvic-CL-2024 chromosome 27, UVic_Ocla_1.0, whole genome shotgun sequence genome contains these proteins:
- the LOC139385515 gene encoding echinoderm microtubule-associated protein-like 1 isoform X2, with the protein MKRSPSKECSVNAEDGYVRMFLRGRPVTMHMPDQKRDSYRLDHKGTLPEHKLKLQWVYGYRGRDCRSNLYLLPTGEIVYFNASVVVLYNVEEQQQRHYLGHNDDVKCLGIHPDMVTIATGQVAGTSKDGKMLPPHVRVWDSVSLNTLHVIGMGVFDRAVTCVAFSKSNGGAHLCAVDDANDHILSVWNWQKEKQLADVKCSNDSVLAAAFHPMDANLIVTCGKSHLNFWTMDGNTLTKRQGLFEKNEKPKYVLCVAFAENGDAITGDSSGNIYVWAKGGNRISQVVAKAHEGGIFSLCVLKDGTLVSGGGKDRRMVLWDHDYNKQSEMEVPEAFGPVRAVTEGKQGELLVGTTKNTVLTGSFPETLNPIVQGHTDELWGLDIHPSMEQFVTCGQDKQVHLWDTNSHQPLWSKTTEDPGRSAGFHPSGAVLAVGTMTGRWLVLDTDTQDLVYMHTDGNEIISNVKYSPDGNFLAVGSHDNFVYIYAVTENGKKYSRVGKCTGHSSFVTHLDWSVDSQYIVTNSGDYEILFWEASSGKHVTSMDLVRNVEWATSTCVLGFSVFGVWPDGADGTDINAVCRSHDSSLLASADDFGKVHLFSNPCSQPRAPSHTYSGHSSHVTNVAFLHDDSHLISTGGKDTSILQWVVA; encoded by the exons CAAAGAATGCTCCGTCAATGCAG AGGATGGCTATGTGAGGATGTTCTTGAGGGGTCGGCCAGTCACCATGCACATGCCTGACCAGAAGAGGGACAGCTACAGACTGGACCACAAGGGGACGCTGCCTGAGCACAAGCTCAAACTGCAGTGGGT GTATGGGTACAGGGGCAGAGACTGCCGTTCCAACCTCTACCTGCTCCCCACAGGGGAGATAGTCTACTTCAATGCCTCCGTGGTGGTGCTCTACAATGTGGAGGAACAGCAGCAGAGACATTACCTGGGCCACAACGACGATGTCAAATG CTTAGGCATCCATCCAGACATGGTCACCATAGCCACTGGACAAGTCGCCGGAACCTCCAAAGATGGCAAG atgttGCCTCCTCATGTGCGTGTGTGGGATTCGGTCAGTCTCAATACCCTGCATGTCATTGGGATGGGCGTGTTTGACCGGGCAGTCACCTGTGTGGCCTTCTCCAAGTCG AATGGTGGTGCTCATCTCTGTGCCGTCGACGATGCCAATGACCACATCCTGTCTGTGTGGAACTGGCAGAAGGAGAAACAGCTGGCGGATGTGAAG TGCTCTAATGACTCAGTGCTGGCCGCAGCCTTCCACCCCATGGACGCCAACCTGATCGTCACCTGTGGGAAGTCCCACTTGAACTTCTGGACCATGGACGGAAACACTCTCACCAAGCGCCAGGGGCTGTTTGAG AAAAACGAGAAGCCCAAGTACGTGCTGTGTGTGGCCTTTGCTGAGAACGGAGACGCCATCACAGGAGACTCCAGTGGAAACATCTACGTCTGGGCCAAAG GTGGGAACCGGATCAGCCAGGTGGTGGCGAAGGCCCACGAGGGCGGGATCTTCTCCCTGTGTGTGCTGAAGGATGGTACACTGGTGTCCGGTGGAGGGAAGGACCGCAGGATGGTGCTCTGGGACCATGACTATAACAAGCAGAGTGAGATGGAG GTGCCTGAGGCGTTTGGGCCAGTGAGAGCCGTGACTGAGGGGAAGCAGGGGGAGCTGTTAGTGGGGACCACCAAGAACACCGTCCTTACAGGCTCTTTCCCTGAAACACTCAACCCTATAGTACAG GGTCACACAGATGAGCTGTGGGGCCTGGACATCCATCCTTCCATGGAGCAGTTTGTGACTTGTGGCCAGGACAAGCAGGTCCACCTATGGGACACCAACTCCCATCAGCCTCTCTGGAGCAAGACCACCGAG GACCCAGGGCGCTCTGCAGGGTTCCATCCCAGTGGAGCTGTGCTGGCAGTGGGGACCATGACAGGAAG GTGGTTAGTGCTGGACACGGACACACAAGACCTGGTGTACATGCACACTGATGGCAACGAGATCATCTCTAATGTCAAGTACTCCCCAG ACGGCAACTTCCTAGCCGTGGGTTCCCATGACAACTTTGTTTACATCTATGCCGTGACGGAGAATGGCAAGAAGTACAGCCGCGTGGGGAAATGCACT GGACACTCCAGTTTTGTCACCCACCTGGATTGGTCCGTCGACAGCCAATACATTGTAACCAACTCAGGAGACTACGAGATCCTATTCT GGGAAGCTTCCAGCGGCAAACATGTGACCAGCATGGACCTAGTTCGTAATGTGGAGTGGGCAACCTCCACTTGTGTACTAGGCTTCAGCGTCTTTG GTGTTTGGCCCGACGGTGCTGACGGCACAGACATCAACGCAGTGTGCAGGTCACATGACTCCTCCCTGCTGGCCTCTGCTGATGACTTTGGCAAAGTGCACTTGTTCTCCAACCCCTGCTCCCAGCCAAGG GCCCCGAGCCATACCTACAGTGGCCACAGCAGCCATGTGACCAACGTTGCCTTTCTCCATGACGACAGTCACCTGATCTCCACCGGCGGGAAGGATACCAGCATCCTCCAGTGGGTGGTCGCCTAG
- the LOC139385515 gene encoding echinoderm microtubule-associated protein-like 2 isoform X1: MKRSPSKECSVNAEDGYVRMFLRGRPVTMHMPDQKRDSYRLDHKGTLPEHKLKLQWVYGYRGRDCRSNLYLLPTGEIVYFNASVVVLYNVEEQQQRHYLGHNDDVKCLGIHPDMVTIATGQVAGTSKDGKLLEGKMLPPHVRVWDSVSLNTLHVIGMGVFDRAVTCVAFSKSNGGAHLCAVDDANDHILSVWNWQKEKQLADVKCSNDSVLAAAFHPMDANLIVTCGKSHLNFWTMDGNTLTKRQGLFEKNEKPKYVLCVAFAENGDAITGDSSGNIYVWAKGGNRISQVVAKAHEGGIFSLCVLKDGTLVSGGGKDRRMVLWDHDYNKQSEMEVPEAFGPVRAVTEGKQGELLVGTTKNTVLTGSFPETLNPIVQGHTDELWGLDIHPSMEQFVTCGQDKQVHLWDTNSHQPLWSKTTEDPGRSAGFHPSGAVLAVGTMTGRWLVLDTDTQDLVYMHTDGNEIISNVKYSPDGNFLAVGSHDNFVYIYAVTENGKKYSRVGKCTGHSSFVTHLDWSVDSQYIVTNSGDYEILFWEASSGKHVTSMDLVRNVEWATSTCVLGFSVFGVWPDGADGTDINAVCRSHDSSLLASADDFGKVHLFSNPCSQPRAPSHTYSGHSSHVTNVAFLHDDSHLISTGGKDTSILQWVVA; this comes from the exons CAAAGAATGCTCCGTCAATGCAG AGGATGGCTATGTGAGGATGTTCTTGAGGGGTCGGCCAGTCACCATGCACATGCCTGACCAGAAGAGGGACAGCTACAGACTGGACCACAAGGGGACGCTGCCTGAGCACAAGCTCAAACTGCAGTGGGT GTATGGGTACAGGGGCAGAGACTGCCGTTCCAACCTCTACCTGCTCCCCACAGGGGAGATAGTCTACTTCAATGCCTCCGTGGTGGTGCTCTACAATGTGGAGGAACAGCAGCAGAGACATTACCTGGGCCACAACGACGATGTCAAATG CTTAGGCATCCATCCAGACATGGTCACCATAGCCACTGGACAAGTCGCCGGAACCTCCAAAGATGGCAAG CTGTTAGAGGGCAAG atgttGCCTCCTCATGTGCGTGTGTGGGATTCGGTCAGTCTCAATACCCTGCATGTCATTGGGATGGGCGTGTTTGACCGGGCAGTCACCTGTGTGGCCTTCTCCAAGTCG AATGGTGGTGCTCATCTCTGTGCCGTCGACGATGCCAATGACCACATCCTGTCTGTGTGGAACTGGCAGAAGGAGAAACAGCTGGCGGATGTGAAG TGCTCTAATGACTCAGTGCTGGCCGCAGCCTTCCACCCCATGGACGCCAACCTGATCGTCACCTGTGGGAAGTCCCACTTGAACTTCTGGACCATGGACGGAAACACTCTCACCAAGCGCCAGGGGCTGTTTGAG AAAAACGAGAAGCCCAAGTACGTGCTGTGTGTGGCCTTTGCTGAGAACGGAGACGCCATCACAGGAGACTCCAGTGGAAACATCTACGTCTGGGCCAAAG GTGGGAACCGGATCAGCCAGGTGGTGGCGAAGGCCCACGAGGGCGGGATCTTCTCCCTGTGTGTGCTGAAGGATGGTACACTGGTGTCCGGTGGAGGGAAGGACCGCAGGATGGTGCTCTGGGACCATGACTATAACAAGCAGAGTGAGATGGAG GTGCCTGAGGCGTTTGGGCCAGTGAGAGCCGTGACTGAGGGGAAGCAGGGGGAGCTGTTAGTGGGGACCACCAAGAACACCGTCCTTACAGGCTCTTTCCCTGAAACACTCAACCCTATAGTACAG GGTCACACAGATGAGCTGTGGGGCCTGGACATCCATCCTTCCATGGAGCAGTTTGTGACTTGTGGCCAGGACAAGCAGGTCCACCTATGGGACACCAACTCCCATCAGCCTCTCTGGAGCAAGACCACCGAG GACCCAGGGCGCTCTGCAGGGTTCCATCCCAGTGGAGCTGTGCTGGCAGTGGGGACCATGACAGGAAG GTGGTTAGTGCTGGACACGGACACACAAGACCTGGTGTACATGCACACTGATGGCAACGAGATCATCTCTAATGTCAAGTACTCCCCAG ACGGCAACTTCCTAGCCGTGGGTTCCCATGACAACTTTGTTTACATCTATGCCGTGACGGAGAATGGCAAGAAGTACAGCCGCGTGGGGAAATGCACT GGACACTCCAGTTTTGTCACCCACCTGGATTGGTCCGTCGACAGCCAATACATTGTAACCAACTCAGGAGACTACGAGATCCTATTCT GGGAAGCTTCCAGCGGCAAACATGTGACCAGCATGGACCTAGTTCGTAATGTGGAGTGGGCAACCTCCACTTGTGTACTAGGCTTCAGCGTCTTTG GTGTTTGGCCCGACGGTGCTGACGGCACAGACATCAACGCAGTGTGCAGGTCACATGACTCCTCCCTGCTGGCCTCTGCTGATGACTTTGGCAAAGTGCACTTGTTCTCCAACCCCTGCTCCCAGCCAAGG GCCCCGAGCCATACCTACAGTGGCCACAGCAGCCATGTGACCAACGTTGCCTTTCTCCATGACGACAGTCACCTGATCTCCACCGGCGGGAAGGATACCAGCATCCTCCAGTGGGTGGTCGCCTAG